The segment CAAGCAATCAAGAGCGGTCCGACGAGCACGAGAAGCGTCGTTTCGATGCCAAAGAAATACGTAATCGAGACGAGGAGCGCGACGTGCACCACGAATGCGACCGCAGAGTCCCAGTTTTCGCGGGGATTGCGATAGAATGCACCCACGCACATTCCACCCAGAAAAATCGTCAAGTAGCCGAAGAGAATATTGAATGGATGGCGTGCAATGGCATAAGCAATGCGCTTGCTTCGCGGAGCCCTTCGCCACATTTCCACCGTCATCACGGGGTACGATCCGATTTGAGCCCCAACGATTTTCGCCGTGTGCGCGTGATGGTAATTGTGCGTCGCTCGCCAGACCCTCGGCGGCGTCAATACGAGCACGCCGTAAACGAAGAAAATCACCTGGCCAATCAAACTGCGACGAAGAATCGCCCCATGCTGAAAATCGTGCGCCAAAATGAACGCACGTACGATGAGCAGCCCTTCGAAGACACTCCCGACGACGCGTAATGCCCAATGCGGTGCGGCCGCCGCGACCACCGTCGCAACAGCCAAAAGGCCAAATGTCGACACCACATGCACCACACTGCGAAATCGGTCCTCACGAGCGAAAGGACGCGTAACCGCAACAAGCTCGTTTCCCTGCATAATCTCCAAAACGCCTTCAATGAATCAAGCTATGATGCGCCGCAGCACAGCCTGTATTTATCGAATTTTTGAAGCCGTGCAAGGTCCAAACACGATTTTTTGTTGCGCATTGACGTTCGCGCTGTTGCAAAAATACTTCAGCCGCCCCACGCCATCCGACAAGCGTCCACCGCAACGTCGCAAAACTCCCGCTGAATCTGCCCAAGCGTCGCGTCCTCGGCCAAAAGCTCCGATTCGAGCTCCGTGTAGAGTTTGTCCACGACAGGGGCCACCGCTTCGGCAGCCGCGAGCACCTTCGCCGACGCCTCCGCCCGAGGCTCCGTCAATTTGATGACGACTTCCCGCGCCGGCTCGATGAACACCTGATCCACGTGCGATACCGACTTTTCGAGCGTCCCGAGCACCTCGCCAATGTGCCGCTCGACCCCCGCTTTTCGCTCGAGCGCAAGCTGCCGCAATGCCTCCTCACGCCCTTGCGTCGCCGCAACTTCCGCGCTTTGCACCATCGCCGTCACGTGCTGCCGCTCGACACCAATCTGCTTCATGCGCGCCAATACCCGCACCGCTTCGTCCTTTTGATGACGCATCTCGATACGGCACTTCTCCAGGCGCTCGGCAAGCTCAACCCGCGCCTGTTGCAACGTCACGATGCCGTCGCGCGCCTTATCCGATGTGACATTGCGCGACGGCCGCGCAACGCCGAGCTTGTTGCCAATGTCGCGCCCAAGCGCCTCGAATTGGGAAAGCTTGCCCGAAAGCTCCGCTATCTGCCTCTCGAGGAGCGCCTGCTTCGCCTGCTCGGTCTGCAATTCCACCGAAATGCTCGAATACTCGATCTGCGCTTGATGCAACGCCGAAGTTCGTTGCGCCAGGATCCCTTGCTCCACCTGCCGCTTTTCTTCCAATGCCGAAACCCGCGCACGCCATTCGTCCTTGCCAAACAGCACCGGCTCGTCTTTTCGTAATGCAACGATTTCCGCTTCGAGCGCCGTCATCTCTTGCCCACGACGCCGCAATTCTTCTTCGAGCAACTTGCCCGCTGCTTCGATCTGCCGCTGCCTCGCTAACACCGCGCCCGTTGCATCCACCCGCAATGCACGCTGTCCCGATAATTCCTCGATTTGCTTGGACAAACTCTCTGCCTGCTCGCGCGCCAGACAAGCATCCAGCACCAAGTGCGCCGTATTGATTTTCTTGCCCAAGCTCGGCGTCTTTCATTTGCGCCGCTGCAAATTCCCCCTCGAGACGCGCCGCCATCGTCGCCACAGCATCGCGCGCACGCCCGAGCGAAAGCTCCTCCTCCGCCAGCGCCGTCACGCTCGCTCGCGCCTTCGTGAGCTCCTCCGAGCCCGCTGGAGGCACCGTCACGAGCTCGGGAGGCATATCCTTCGTCACAGGCAATGTATCCGGCCACGACGCGCCCGGCTCGCATTCGACGAACGCATACAGATTGCTGATGGCTTTGCGCAAAAACGGCAAGCAGGTTTGGTACACCTGATCGAGCCTCGTGGCATACTTGCGGTATTCCTCCGCAGCGGTTTCGGCCGCCGATAAATCCGGAAACGGCACCGCTTTTACAGCATCGAGCGTTTGCTTTGCTCGCGTCACGACCGTCTCCGCAATCGGCTCGAATTCAGCCAGCTTTTTGGCACGTTCGTCCGCTGCGCGCGCTTGTTCCGCGGCCAAAATGCGCGCCGCAGCAGCTTTTGACTTCGCCGGAAGCTCACGCAAATCCGATAGACGCGTCCTTTGGGTCACGATTTCATTTCGAGCCCCCGCGACGAGCCATTGCACGTGCTGCAAATTCTCGTTGTCGTCGCCCTGAAAACCGAATCGACCAACGACCTCGTAAATGTCGTTCAAGTCCGAAAGGTCCTTTTCGTCGACCGGCCACCACAACTGAGCAATCTCGTTGCGATATGCCCGCGGCGCGCCCATGGCCGCATCGAGCGCCGCGACTCCCACCGGCGAAAGCGGTTCGGCATAAGCTTCGAGCGCCGATTTCACCACACCATGCGTCCGCTCGATGTTTTGATAAGCCGCGCCAATTTGGGTGACCACGGTCTGGTAAAACCGCACGTAACTGGACAAGCGCGCGAGGTCGTGACCCACGGTTCATCCTCCCGTTTGTTTCGACGCCGAAACGCTCGATTGCGGCGAACCACCACCGAATAACTCTTCGAGCGCCGCGATGTCCGCTCGCGCCCGTTCCTTTTCCGCCTCGATCGCCGCAAACTTGTGCGGCCAAATGCGCGAGCATTCGCTACGCACCCAGCGCCTCAGCGATTGCTCTCCCTCACGATCGAGCCACGAATCGTGCACCGTCCGCACCGCTTCTTCGTGATATTTCTGCAAGCCCCGCGGGTGCTTTGCCAATGCTTCCAAAAAGTCGCAAATGCGATCGACGTCCGTGCGAACGCGCGTGAGCATCTTCGACCAATCGCGCCCCGTTGCCGCAGGTTGCGTCGGCTTCGTCGGCGCAGATCCAGCCGCCGGAGCCGCCGTAGGAGAAGGCTTTGCCACGGGCATGGCCGCCCCCGCCGTCGGAAACCCTCCAATGGCAGGTTTTTCCTGGCCGGGTTGCGCATTTTCTTCCGCGCCAAACCCAAGCTTTGCTTTCACCGTCCCCACGACGTTCGTCACGCCGCTCGTCGCCGATGCCTGCGCCTTGTCCGCAATTCCCATTCCAAAGAATTGCTCGAGCCCCCGCATTTCCCGCTCGCGCATTTCCCGGTCGCCCGGATCGGTCGCATCGAGGATGTCCACAATCTGACGCGCAAAATACCGCGACAATACCTCGAAAGCCACGTCCGCTTTCGCCATTTCGTTGTTCTGGTACCGCACGACGCTCTCCGATACGTGCCCCGACCTCCCAAGCGAATCGATTCGCTCGATGAGCCCCTTGCCGCCGGGCAAAAGCAATTCGAGACGCCCGCCTTCGAAGTTTGCCTCGACGAACATTTCATGCAGCATCCGCTCTACACTTTCACGCGCCGTGTTGCGGAAATCCTCGCCGAGCCCCGCAATGCGCGACGCCACGCGTTCACGCATCTGCTTGCGCATCTCAATCTCGACCGCCGTTTCGTTCATCAACCCCGGGCTCGGCATCTGACGACGCTTCGCTTCCGCTTCTTCCGGCGTGAGCCGCGCAATCAAGTCGCTACGAATCTGATCGATACGCGCATCCGCACGCAGCGCCCTCGAAGCTCGCTGCGATTCACTCATCTCGTGATCCATGAACGCCGACAAACGCTTGCGAATCTCCGGCAAAAGCCCGATCGGATCCTCGCCCGACTGGATGTGCTCGTAATGCATGTCGAACACTTGCTCCGCCCGCCGCTCGAACTCGCGATCGCTCAAGCCATCCTTGACCGTCACGAGCACCCCGCGCAAAAGCGCCTCGACCTCGCCGAACTCCGCGTTGATCGCGCCCGTCACCTTGCGATCGAGCGCCTCCACATCCGTCGACAAATACCTCTCGACGGCTTCCTTGAGTTTGTCGAGGCCGCTCACGGGCGTCGTCGACCCGAAGAAGTCCATGAGCTGCCGAGCCACCGGATGTTGCGTGTCGACGCCTTGATGCGCCCACACTTTCGAGTACGGGAAGATGCGATCGACGCCTTGTTCGCGGAAGTTTCGTGCCGCCAGCGACCAGTGCCAATTGCCGTTTTCGTCCGGATGATCGAACAAGTCCACCTTCGTCAGCACCACGAAGATGCGATCCTTCAGCGAGATGCTGCGATCCGACGTCTGCGCCATCCGCAGAAGCTCCACTTCGTTCCGCACGAGCGACGGGCGCGTGATGTCTTTGACGAAAATCGTCACGTCCACCTCGTTCGTCAGCGCATCTTCGGTGTCGCGTCGCGCCTTGTCCGAAGGCGCATCGATGCCCGGCAAGTCCATCAGCTCGACGCCTGGCATCGCGCCTTCGACGGGAATCGTCACCGTGACAATCTTCACCGCGCGCACGCCTGGATACGGCCGATTGCCGTTTTTCGTGTCCTTCAGTGCGATGAACGGACGAATTTTCTCCGCGAGCTCATCGATGTTTGTCGCGACAATTTTCTCCGGAGGTTTCCCCAGTCGCGCTTTGATCTCGGACAAACCTGCCGAGATGTCGACCAGTTCGGCAAGTGCCGTCTGTTCACGACGACCTGCGCGATCGGGATCATCGACCTCGTACCCTTCGCGGGACTTGAATGCGGCCTTGAGGCGCAGGATTTCGGACTGGTTGAGCCCCACCCAGCGCTCGACGCTTCCTGGTTCGAGCGCATCGAAGTAGCTTTGAATGCGCGCTTTGAAGTCGCTTTCGCCGTAATACGTGACCGTAGCTTCGTATTGATTTTCTTGCCCCGGTTCGATGACCGTGGTGCTCCATGTGCAGCGTTCGGCCTCGCTCGGCAGTAGCTTTTCGCTCTTCAACCAAGCCGAAAGAAACGCGCTCTTGCCTTGTTTCTCGAGACCAACCACGCCGATCTTGACGACGCCTTTGGCGAGGCGTTTTTCGCGGTCGTTTGCGCGAGCTCGCAGGTCTTCGAGCCTCGAACGAAGCTGTCTGAGCTGCCGTGCGCTGTCGCTATCCGGTTGGAAGTAGCTTGCGAAGCGATCGCAGAGCTGCCTGTATCGCAGCACTTTGTCGCCGATCCTTCGCAACTCTCTCGCGTTTTCCTTACGACCTTCCGGACTCCACATGGGCGCGTTTCCTCGCTGTCGTGCGCGCGGGTGTACCAGGCGCGAGCGACATGGCAAGCCAGTCGGGGCGGATGTGTCAATAGGGATGTGATGGGTGGGTGCGTTGGCGTGCTTGACGATGCGCGAGCAGCCGCGTAGGAAGCGGTGATCGTGATTGTCGTGCGCGCGGTCATCGAGCTCGATCGTTTATCCAGCGTTCCAGTTCCGAGCGCATCGACGACGTGAGGTCACCATGAACGAGCAGGATGTCGAGTTTTTGCAGCAGTTCTTCCGCCAAGTAGCGGCCGAACGTCCCCTCGACCCGGCATCCGACCGACGCTACGTTCCACTTTACGGCAAGGATGCTCATGGTCGCGCCATGCTCGCCGACGACGACGAAGATCCCATCGAGCGGTTCACACGTGGGATTCAATGGTCGTCCGGCGACAGCGTTCGGCTTTTGTGCGGCGCACGCGGCGTGGGAAAAAGTACGGAGCTCCGGCGGCTTCAAGACAAACTGCGCACGGCTGGTTATCACGTGCTGCTCATCGACATGGATGACTTCGTCAATATGACGACGCCAGTCGACATCAGCGACTTTCTCATCGTTATCGCTGGCAGCGTGGGCGAAGCTTTGTCGGCGCCCGAAATGCTGGGCAAGAACCCTATCAAAGAAGGCTACTGGGGCAGGTTTGTTCAATTCCTTCGTAAAACCAATGTAAGGCTCCCGAACGTCGACCTTGGCAAACTCTTGCCCACCGACGTCAAGATCGAGCTGAAAACCGATCCCTCATTTCGTCAAAACATTCAGCAACACCTCGCAGGGCATGTCGGCGCCCTCTATCGAGACGTTTGCACATTCTTCGGCGAGTGCGTCGCCGCGCTTCGCCGCGAGCACGGTGCTGCGGCCGAACTCGTCGTCCTCGTGGACTCGATCGACCATATTCGTGGTACGTCCCAGAATGCAGATGCCGTTCAGGCATCGGTGGAAACGTTGTTCGTGGGCCATCCGGGTAAACTGAAAATCCCGGGAGTGCATTTCGTGTATACCGTGCCGCCTTATCTCAAGGTGCGATCTCCCAAATTTGGTTCGCATTACGGCAAGGGAACCGTCGCCATGTTCCCTCTCGTGAAAGTCAGACACAAGGAAACGGGAGAGCCCCATGAAGACGGTATCCGTGCTCTCGCCCAAATTGTCCGCGCGCGCGGCAACGTCGATCGTCTTCTCGGCAAGGACCAAGGAGAGACGTTGCTTCGCGACGTGATTCTGGCCTCCGGTGGCCATGTGCGCGACCTCTTGCGTCTTTTTGCGGAAATTACGCTGCGCGCACACGCGGTCCCGGTCGAGCCCGAAGCCGTCCAAGGAGCAATCAATCAATTGCGCTGGGAGCTCGTTCCCATTTCGGACGAGAATGCACTATGGCTCGAGCGCATCGCCTTGACGCATGAAGCTTCGCTTGGTGACGATCACCTACTGCCCAAGCTCGCCCATTTTCTCGAAACCGGCCTCGTCCTTTGTTATCGCGATGGGTCAGAATGGTACGACGTCCACCCGCTCGTACGCGAAATTGTCATGGAACAAGCCGCGCGTATCAAACGCACCCGCGCCAATCCCGAGACACCTTCGTCATGACCCCCGAGCCCGATACCGCTCTCGACGACGCGTGGGCACGCCTCCAGCGCCTCGTCGATTGGACCACCGATTTCTATCTCGCTTTCATCTTTTCCTCATCCCCCGAAGCCGTCGGCATTCTTCGCGACCGTTCGCGCAGCGTCCTCGAAAAATCCGGCCGCCGCATGCGCGTTTTCCACCCGGAAAAACCCGCCGACGTGCTCGCCGTCGTCTCGGCCATCGCCCAGCCCGAATCCAAAAAATCGAATTGCTTTTGGCTCGATACCGTCGCCGTCGATGCGTCCGACCCGACGTACGAGCTTTGGCGTGAAGGCTACGACCAGCTCATTTTGCGCCTCAATGAAAGCCGCCAAGGCTTGCGCACGCATTTGGGCGGCGGCCTCGTGCTCGCGCTTCCGCATTGGTACAAATCGATCATTGCGCCTGCGGCCAGCGATTTATGGTCCATTCGCACGCTCACCATCGATTTGCCCGGCACGCCCGCAAAAGCGCCGCTTCCTTCGATCGACATCACCGATTTTGTAATGCCTCCCGTGCGCCTCGACGAAGGACCGACCCTGGATCCGGACATGTGCAAGGACCAAGCGCGAAGGCTTGCTCTGCGCGGTGAAGGTGCGCGACCGGCCATGATTGCGAATTTGTTGCGCGCGGCCGAAGGGTATCTCGACAGGGATCGCGCCCGAGAATCGCTTGGTTTGGCGGAGGAGGCCGAGGCATTGTTGCAAGGGGTCGCGCCCAATTTGCTCGGGCCCGATCATGCAATGGCGCTCGTCGCAATGGCCGCCGCGGAAGAAGCACTCGGCGATTTCAATGCGGCGACAATACACGTCACGCAGGCGATCGAATTGCGACAAGGCAACGTGGAGCGGGACATGCTTCACATGTATGGAATTGCCGAACGCATTGCATTGCGGCGCGAGGATGTGCGAGCTGCGCGGGAGGCTGCCGAAGGGGCGCTCGTCGTGGCGAAGGCGCGTCATGCGGAGAGTCCGCAGGACGTCGAGGCGAAGAATGATTTGCTTGCCATTTTGCAGCGCGTGGGCCCATTGCGTCGAGCGCTCGGGGATGCGCAGGGGGCGCGGCAAGCGGCCGACGAGGCGCTCGAATTGCGCGGCGGTGTCGAAGAAACGAGCATGACGCGGATTGAAGCGATTCGTCCGAGCGCGCAGTTGCCGCCGATTGTGGAGAGGTTGCCGGAGGGGGAAGAGGGGGAAAAGGAATTTGCGCAACCTGTGTGATGTTCTCTAGCGTGCCAAGCGCGGTAGGCCACGAAGGGTCCCCCTTCCCAAAACGATATCGCTATCGCCAATGGTTACCAGCCAATTTGGGGCCCTGCGCAATCGATCCCGACTATCGAGGACTGGGACTTTCGTGCACTGTGGTGCCCGCCAACCTACCGACGAAAGTTCACGGTCATCGCACGGACCAGCGCCCCGAGCGCTCGTAAAGCCGCCATCCGCAAGAACCAGAGGCAGTACACGTCCATTTTGATTTTCCCTCGCAACCTTAATGCTGACGAAATCGAATGGCTCCACGCCCAACCCAAATGGGAAGGCTATACGACCGTCGACGTCTGGGGCATGTCCCAATTAGAAAACCTCCTCCGCCCCGTCCCTGCCCTTTTTGCCCGCTATTACCCCGAGCTTGCCGCAGGCCATTTGCCCGGCTTCGTTCCTTTCGACTTCCGCACCTTTGCTCGCTCGTATTGCGCCGAAATCGTCCGCGACAAGCAATACGTCCACCTGCTCGGCTTTCCGCCCGACGCCCTGCGTGAAAAAGACGCCAAAGCCCACATTCGCCTCGCCGATCTCTTTGTTCCCACGGTTTTTCGCAAGCAACAGAATCGCGAAGAACGAACGGGACTGGCCGATTTATTGAACGCCGAACGCTCCGTCCTGGTCCTCGGCGATCCGGGCATGGGCAAAACCATGCTGCTGACGTTCTTGGCACTCCTGCATGCCGACGGTGTGGCAACGCTCGCCGAATACACCCCGCCGCCCAAACGTATTCCCCTCTTCGTTTCGCTGCGTGAATATGCCCTCGAGGACCAAGCGCACAACGTCTCGCTTTTGGAATACCTCGCCAAACGGTGCTCCCGCTTTTCCGAGCTGCGTCATGCGCATCCCGCTTTCTTCGAGGCATCCTTGCGTATGGGCGAAGCCATCGTGCTGCTGGATGGTCTCGACGAAGTGGGTTCGTCCGCGGCCCGTAAACGCATGGCCGATCGCGTGCGCGAATTGCGGCGCGAATATCCCGATTGCCCCGTCTGGGTCACGTCTCGCATTCACGGGTACACGCACGACATCGCATTGCCGCAGGACGAATTTCATCACGTGCTCATCGGCGCGCTCGACGACGCCCAAGTCGACGATTTTTTGACGCGCTGGTATCAAATTCAGCTCCCGGATGATCCGCAAAAGCAGGCCGAAAACAAAAATTCATTACGACAAGCCATTTTCCGGACGAAGCAAGTTCGAGCGCTCGCTTCCAATCCATTGCTGCTCACGCTGATGGCCTTCGTGCATCGCTTCTTGGGGCATTTGCCGCAAGACAGAGGCGAGCTTTACGAGCAATGCGTGAACATGCTCTTTCGCAGTTGGCTCGATGCGCGCGAGCGGCCCGAAAAGCATGCGTACGAGCATCTGGGACTGGCCACCGAATTGCCGCGCGGATATTTGGAGGCGCTTGCATTTCACGTGCAAGAGCACGGGTTGCTCGCAGATGACGAAGCGAGCGGCGCGCGGGGATTGTTCTCGAAAGACGATGCCCTCGCTTTTCTCACGACGCATCACTTGGAGACCGATCGGCGCGATCCTTCCATTTCGCCGCTCAAGGCGCGCGAGGAGATGCGCGAATTCGTCGATTATGCGTGTGATCGCGTGGGGCTCTTGGTCGATCGAGGTGGCGGGAAGTTATCGTTTTTGCACCTATCGTTTCAAGAATACTTGGCCGCTTCATTCGACACGGTCATGACGACCATTCGTGACCAAGAAGCGGTGTTCGTGAAGCATTTTCGCGATCCAACCTGGTCCGAAGTCTTCTTGCTGCGATTGTATTTGTTTGCGCGCAAACGCGACCGAGCTGGCCTCAACATGTTCGACGACCTCGTTCGAGCACTGCTGGACGAGCTAGAACGTTGCGACGACATCACGGGCTGGCTGCTCCTCGGGCGAGCGCTGCGCGATCGGCACGATATTCGTCAGAGCCAGCGTCGCGTCATTCTGGAGCGCCTCGTGCGCGCGTGGGCGACGAGCCCAGTGTTCGAGGGCGATGTTTACGTGGTGCTCGAAGACATCCGCGTGTTTGCGACGGACGTCGTGCAGGCTGAATTGCGGGCAGCGTGTGCGCAGGTGCAATCGAGCGGATTGCCTGCGGAAGCCGTGGCAGCGTTGCATTTGGAAGAAAAGCTATTTGGCGGGGTGGCGGGCTCGGCGAAGCGTTTCTTTGCCCGGGCGGATTTGCCGGCGTTGCTTCCGGACCTGGTCGTATTTTGGGACGTACCGGAGATTGCCACGCTCCTTGCGGAAAAATCGACGCCGGAGCATTGGGAAGCAGCGTTTGGGGCATTGAATGGAGAAGACGTTCATCGCTGCACGCTTGGCTGGGCAATAGGGGCCACCCAATGCCCCGTGAAATCAGATGCGACGATCGTAGCTGCGATCAGGTGGGTGCGACGAAAAATCAATGCGGAGGTCGAATCGCGGGAGGCGTTTGCCGCCCAATATCCGAATGCCGAATTTGCGCCAACGTTCGCTCAACCCGGAACGCTCGTGCTCGATGGAAAGTCTCATCAGATCGAGACACCGCTGGCGTTTGCAACGAGGAGTCTTCCACCAACGACTCCTTTACCTCATTGCGATGATGCACGTTTGGCGCAGGGGAACTTGGCAATTGAACGATTTTTCTCGGTACAATCACGCACTCCTTTTGCGGGACCGTTGACGACATTCTTGACGCGCTTCATTTCTGATAAGTTGCGCCAATCGCATTCCCACAATGCGACTCCCGGCGAACTGCCCGCACGCGTTGCCAACACGTTCGTGCAGGAGTTCGTTCGGGATTTTGGGCGCTATTTCGATTGCACCTTCGTTCGCGATTTCGTGCAGAATTTTGGCCGCGAGTACGGTCAGGGGTTGGCGGGCGATTTTGAAGGTCATTTTCGCGCTCGTTTCGCGCGCTCGTTCATTCGCATTTTCGTGCGTTCGTTCGTCGAACCGGTTGTTCGGAAGGCATTTGAACCCAACTTGATGACAGCAGATACACCTCAGTCTGCATTCGAGGACATACCGAATTTGGGCACGCGCCTCAAAATGCCTACAAATCGGTTCCGCTCCGAGCTTTCGGCTCCCCG is part of the Polyangiaceae bacterium genome and harbors:
- a CDS encoding fatty acid desaturase; amino-acid sequence: MQGNELVAVTRPFAREDRFRSVVHVVSTFGLLAVATVVAAAAPHWALRVVGSVFEGLLIVRAFILAHDFQHGAILRRSLIGQVIFFVYGVLVLTPPRVWRATHNYHHAHTAKIVGAQIGSYPVMTVEMWRRAPRSKRIAYAIARHPFNILFGYLTIFLGGMCVGAFYRNPRENWDSAVAFVVHVALLVSITYFFGIETTLLVLVGPLLIACALGSYLFYAQHNFPGIHMQPRQSWTFARAAVESSSFMRCGPIMSFFTGDIGYHHVHHLNAVIPFYRLREAMAAIPELQIEPQTSLSVGDVWRCLSLKLWDPQAGKMVGFPKE
- a CDS encoding metallophosphoesterase — protein: MSQLENLLRPVPALFARYYPELAAGHLPGFVPFDFRTFARSYCAEIVRDKQYVHLLGFPPDALREKDAKAHIRLADLFVPTVFRKQQNREERTGLADLLNAERSVLVLGDPGMGKTMLLTFLALLHADGVATLAEYTPPPKRIPLFVSLREYALEDQAHNVSLLEYLAKRCSRFSELRHAHPAFFEASLRMGEAIVLLDGLDEVGSSAARKRMADRVRELRREYPDCPVWVTSRIHGYTHDIALPQDEFHHVLIGALDDAQVDDFLTRWYQIQLPDDPQKQAENKNSLRQAIFRTKQVRALASNPLLLTLMAFVHRFLGHLPQDRGELYEQCVNMLFRSWLDARERPEKHAYEHLGLATELPRGYLEALAFHVQEHGLLADDEASGARGLFSKDDALAFLTTHHLETDRRDPSISPLKAREEMREFVDYACDRVGLLVDRGGGKLSFLHLSFQEYLAASFDTVMTTIRDQEAVFVKHFRDPTWSEVFLLRLYLFARKRDRAGLNMFDDLVRALLDELERCDDITGWLLLGRALRDRHDIRQSQRRVILERLVRAWATSPVFEGDVYVVLEDIRVFATDVVQAELRAACAQVQSSGLPAEAVAALHLEEKLFGGVAGSAKRFFARADLPALLPDLVVFWDVPEIATLLAEKSTPEHWEAAFGALNGEDVHRCTLGWAIGATQCPVKSDATIVAAIRWVRRKINAEVESREAFAAQYPNAEFAPTFAQPGTLVLDGKSHQIETPLAFATRSLPPTTPLPHCDDARLAQGNLAIERFFSVQSRTPFAGPLTTFLTRFISDKLRQSHSHNATPGELPARVANTFVQEFVRDFGRYFDCTFVRDFVQNFGREYGQGLAGDFEGHFRARFARSFIRIFVRSFVEPVVRKAFEPNLMTADTPQSAFEDIPNLGTRLKMPTNRFRSELSAPRALPVLLADIGSIASIEWFLTLGRHLHAYFPDGVFPDNAWKMWLAANPMWAFWSALAWNEHAKLFQQNHGKLDGPLGALMLAHADYASLMTGLDLENAEDYPIWKSLVEAAGPEQIEKLRRFVSASAPAQPPSPAPVPIPKPAPAPEPAPLFTYLHLSDMHFGLPKAGDRHHQSTVLAALRDEFLTWSSKSLPRPDAIFITGDIAWAGKISDYDAASKWLDEILKILGLTSDRVFVVPGNHDADRSLTSDRMSKLLLAALREGTENLDEVLEDENSLDVLLRRKDAYLQFAKRFAPACHHPDIAPLQRLAWTHREQARGNLAVHIVGFDTALLAAGNDDAKKLRLGQAQNALLNDCAPEREFVVVLGHHPFNGEWLHPDEERDAAMLVRRRAHVYLAGHVHDHDSAQVISGGGTELLRVVAGAIYGGRQKDIPQGHSYSVGAVMPPFEGKPVRLRIHPRRFSFKQGDFRTDTDNVPDGKPYADFDLHRLKL
- a CDS encoding dynamin family protein, which codes for MWSPEGRKENARELRRIGDKVLRYRQLCDRFASYFQPDSDSARQLRQLRSRLEDLRARANDREKRLAKGVVKIGVVGLEKQGKSAFLSAWLKSEKLLPSEAERCTWSTTVIEPGQENQYEATVTYYGESDFKARIQSYFDALEPGSVERWVGLNQSEILRLKAAFKSREGYEVDDPDRAGRREQTALAELVDISAGLSEIKARLGKPPEKIVATNIDELAEKIRPFIALKDTKNGNRPYPGVRAVKIVTVTIPVEGAMPGVELMDLPGIDAPSDKARRDTEDALTNEVDVTIFVKDITRPSLVRNEVELLRMAQTSDRSISLKDRIFVVLTKVDLFDHPDENGNWHWSLAARNFREQGVDRIFPYSKVWAHQGVDTQHPVARQLMDFFGSTTPVSGLDKLKEAVERYLSTDVEALDRKVTGAINAEFGEVEALLRGVLVTVKDGLSDREFERRAEQVFDMHYEHIQSGEDPIGLLPEIRKRLSAFMDHEMSESQRASRALRADARIDQIRSDLIARLTPEEAEAKRRQMPSPGLMNETAVEIEMRKQMRERVASRIAGLGEDFRNTARESVERMLHEMFVEANFEGGRLELLLPGGKGLIERIDSLGRSGHVSESVVRYQNNEMAKADVAFEVLSRYFARQIVDILDATDPGDREMREREMRGLEQFFGMGIADKAQASATSGVTNVVGTVKAKLGFGAEENAQPGQEKPAIGGFPTAGAAMPVAKPSPTAAPAAGSAPTKPTQPAATGRDWSKMLTRVRTDVDRICDFLEALAKHPRGLQKYHEEAVRTVHDSWLDREGEQSLRRWVRSECSRIWPHKFAAIEAEKERARADIAALEELFGGGSPQSSVSASKQTGG